The Musa acuminata AAA Group cultivar baxijiao chromosome BXJ1-3, Cavendish_Baxijiao_AAA, whole genome shotgun sequence genome window below encodes:
- the LOC135636244 gene encoding putative invertase inhibitor translates to MRPSSICILLAVTVLLHHHLLPGVEASVEKACRDAANSSPNVKYDFCVAALRSYPGSQSADKKGLAVIASSLTKKKATSVNAKVKSLLAKASDKKTKQCLESCESVYEDVLSDLDASIPAIKEGRLGDAKTYLSAGVDAPITCEEAFQEMKVPSPLTKEDSDLRKICILALAFTNMLG, encoded by the coding sequence ATGAGGCCGTCCTCCATTTGTATCCTCCTAGCGGTGAcagtcctcctccaccaccacctcctccccggGGTGGAGGCATCGGTGGAGAAGGCGTGCAGGGATGCAGCGAATAGCAGCCCCAATGTCAAGTACGACTTCTGCGTGGCAGCGCTCCGCTCGTACCCGGGGAGCCAGTCGGCGGACAAGAAGGGGCTGGCGGTGATCGCGTCTAGCTTGACGAAGAAGAAAGCCACCAGCGTCAACGCTAAGGTCAAGAGTTTGCTAGCCAAGGCGAGTGATAAGAAGACGAAGCAGTGCTTAGAGTCTTGCGAGAGCGTCTACGAGGACGTGCTCTCCGACCTCGACGCGTCCATCCCGGCCATCAAGGAGGGTCGCCTGGGCGACGCCAAGACTTATCTCAGCGCTGGTGTGGACGCGCCCATCACCTGCGAGGAGGCTTTTCAGGAGATGAAGGTCCCCTCGCCCTTGACCAAGGAGGACTCCGACTTGAGGAAGATCTGCATTCTTGCTTTAGCCTTCACCAATATGCTGGGGTGA